In the Klebsiella aerogenes KCTC 2190 genome, one interval contains:
- the hlyD gene encoding secretion protein HlyD, producing MKKPVVVLLVVIVLAALGGGWWWYQSSQAKDLTLYGNVDIRTVNMSFRVGGRLATLNVDEGDEIRRGQTLGELDRAPYENALQQAQANVSTAQAQYDLMMAGYRAEEIAQAAAAVNQAQAAWVYAQNFYQRQLGLRASSAISANDLENARSSRDQAQATLKSAQDKLRQYRAGNRPQEIAQAKASLEQAQAALAQAKLDLHDTVLTAPSDGTLMTRAVEPGTMLNAGGTVLTLSLTHPVWVRAYVDEKNLGQAQPGREVLLYTDSRPNKPYHGKIGFVSPSAEFTPKTVETPDLRTDLVYRLRIVVNDADAALRQGMPVTVSFSNGNGHE from the coding sequence ATGAAAAAACCCGTCGTCGTTCTATTGGTCGTCATCGTGCTCGCCGCGCTCGGCGGCGGCTGGTGGTGGTATCAAAGCAGCCAGGCAAAAGATCTCACTCTCTACGGCAATGTCGATATTCGCACTGTGAATATGAGCTTCCGCGTCGGCGGGCGGCTGGCAACCCTGAACGTCGATGAAGGCGATGAAATTCGCCGTGGGCAAACCCTCGGCGAACTTGACCGCGCGCCATATGAAAACGCGCTGCAGCAGGCGCAGGCCAACGTCTCCACCGCCCAGGCGCAGTACGATTTGATGATGGCGGGTTACCGTGCCGAAGAGATTGCGCAGGCGGCGGCCGCGGTTAATCAGGCGCAGGCCGCCTGGGTCTATGCGCAGAATTTTTATCAACGTCAGCTCGGCCTGCGCGCCAGCAGCGCGATTTCCGCCAACGACCTCGAAAACGCCCGTTCTTCACGCGATCAGGCGCAGGCGACCTTAAAATCGGCGCAGGATAAACTGCGTCAATATCGCGCCGGTAACCGCCCGCAGGAAATTGCCCAGGCCAAAGCCAGCCTTGAACAGGCGCAGGCGGCCCTGGCGCAAGCCAAACTGGACCTGCATGATACCGTACTGACCGCGCCGTCCGACGGCACCTTGATGACCCGCGCCGTCGAACCTGGCACCATGTTAAACGCCGGCGGCACGGTGCTGACGCTATCGTTAACCCATCCGGTTTGGGTACGCGCCTACGTTGACGAGAAAAATCTCGGCCAGGCGCAGCCGGGGCGCGAAGTACTGCTGTATACCGATAGCCGGCCGAACAAGCCCTATCACGGTAAAATCGGCTTTGTCTCCCCCAGCGCCGAATTCACGCCAAAGACCGTAGAAACACCGGATTTGCGCACCGATCTCGTCTACCGCCTGCGCATCGTGGTGAACGACGCCGACGCCGCGCTGCGCCAGGGCATGCCGGTGACCGTCTCCTTCAGCAACGGAAACGGGCATGAGTAA
- the cecR gene encoding transcriptional regulator CecR — MNSTSVTSKGEQAKSQLIAAAIAQFGEYGLHATTRDIAAQAGQNIAAITYYFGSKDDLYLACAQWIADCIGENFRPHAEAAEALLAQTKPDKPALRELILRSCRDMSLLLTQDDTVNLSKFISREQLSPTAAYQLIHQQVIAPLHSYLTRLIAAWTGRDANDTQMILHTHALLGEVLAFRLGRETILLRTGWAQFDQQKAEQIFQVITCHIDFILQGLAQRSLGS, encoded by the coding sequence ATGAACAGTACCTCCGTGACCAGTAAAGGCGAACAAGCCAAAAGCCAGCTTATCGCCGCCGCCATCGCGCAATTCGGCGAATATGGCCTCCATGCGACGACCCGCGATATCGCCGCGCAGGCCGGGCAGAATATCGCCGCTATCACCTATTATTTCGGTTCGAAAGACGACCTGTATCTCGCCTGCGCACAGTGGATCGCCGACTGTATCGGCGAGAATTTCCGCCCGCATGCCGAGGCGGCCGAAGCCCTGCTCGCCCAGACGAAACCTGACAAACCGGCGCTGCGGGAATTGATCCTGCGCAGCTGCCGCGATATGAGTCTGCTGCTGACCCAGGACGACACGGTCAACCTCAGCAAGTTTATCTCTCGCGAGCAGCTCTCCCCTACCGCGGCTTACCAGCTAATCCACCAGCAGGTTATCGCTCCGCTACATAGCTATTTGACCCGGCTTATCGCCGCCTGGACCGGGCGCGATGCCAACGATACGCAGATGATTCTGCACACCCACGCCCTGCTTGGCGAGGTGCTGGCCTTCCGGCTCGGGCGGGAAACCATTTTACTGCGAACCGGCTGGGCGCAGTTCGATCAACAAAAGGCTGAACAAATTTTTCAGGTGATCACCTGTCATATCGATTTCATTCTGCAAGGGTTAGCGCAAAGGAGCCTGGGATCATGA
- the rhlE gene encoding ATP-dependent RNA helicase RhlE, whose product MSFDSLGLNPDILRAVAEQGYVEPTPIQQQAIPAVLQGRDLMASAQTGTGKTAGFTLPLLQRLTQDQPHAKGRRPVRALILTPTRELAAQVGENVRDYSKYLNIRSLVVFGGVSINPQMMKLRGGVDILVATPGRLLDLEHQNAVSLDKVEVLVLDEADRMLDMGFIHDIRRVLAKLPPRRQNLLFSATFSDEIKALAEKLLHNPLEVEVARRNTASEQITQHVHFVDKKRKRELLSQLIGEGNWQQVLVFTRTKHGANHLAEQLNKDGIRSAAIHGNKSQGARTRALADFKSGGIRVLVATDIAARGLDIEELPHVVNYELPNVPEDYVHRIGRTGRAAATGEALSLVCVDEHKLLRDIERLLKKEIPRIAVAGYEPDPSIKAEPIQNGRQQRGGGGRGQGQGRGGQSQGRSQQAPRRQDGEAPKARTQDGKPPRRRRPRKPAGE is encoded by the coding sequence ATGTCTTTTGATTCCCTTGGCCTGAATCCCGATATCCTGCGCGCCGTCGCCGAGCAGGGCTACGTTGAGCCGACCCCCATCCAGCAGCAGGCGATCCCGGCAGTACTGCAGGGCCGCGATCTGATGGCCAGCGCCCAGACCGGGACCGGCAAGACCGCCGGCTTTACGCTGCCGCTGCTGCAGCGCCTGACCCAGGATCAGCCGCACGCGAAGGGGCGCCGTCCGGTGCGCGCCCTGATCCTGACGCCGACCCGCGAACTGGCGGCGCAGGTGGGTGAGAATGTCCGCGACTACAGCAAATATCTCAATATCCGCTCGCTGGTGGTCTTCGGCGGCGTGAGCATCAACCCGCAGATGATGAAGCTGCGCGGCGGCGTCGATATCCTCGTCGCCACCCCAGGCCGTCTGCTGGATCTTGAACATCAGAATGCGGTCAGCCTGGATAAAGTCGAAGTGCTGGTACTGGATGAAGCCGATCGCATGCTGGACATGGGCTTTATCCACGACATCCGCCGCGTGCTGGCTAAACTGCCGCCGCGTCGTCAAAACCTGCTGTTCTCCGCCACCTTCTCTGATGAGATCAAGGCGCTGGCGGAAAAACTGCTGCATAACCCGCTGGAAGTCGAAGTGGCGCGCCGCAACACCGCCTCTGAGCAGATCACCCAGCACGTTCACTTTGTGGATAAGAAACGTAAGCGTGAACTGCTCTCGCAGCTGATTGGCGAAGGCAATTGGCAGCAGGTGCTGGTCTTTACCCGTACCAAGCACGGTGCCAACCATCTGGCGGAGCAACTGAATAAAGACGGTATCCGTAGCGCCGCCATCCACGGCAATAAGAGCCAGGGTGCGCGTACCCGCGCGCTGGCTGACTTTAAATCCGGCGGCATTCGTGTGCTGGTCGCCACCGACATCGCCGCGCGCGGGCTCGACATCGAAGAGCTGCCACACGTGGTCAACTATGAGCTGCCGAACGTGCCGGAAGATTACGTGCACCGGATTGGCCGTACCGGACGCGCGGCGGCGACTGGCGAAGCGTTGTCGCTGGTCTGCGTGGACGAGCATAAGCTGCTGCGTGATATTGAACGCCTGCTGAAAAAAGAGATCCCGCGTATTGCTGTTGCCGGTTACGAGCCGGATCCGTCGATTAAAGCGGAGCCGATTCAAAACGGTCGTCAGCAGCGTGGCGGCGGTGGCCGTGGTCAGGGGCAAGGACGCGGCGGTCAGAGCCAGGGCCGTAGCCAGCAGGCGCCGCGCCGTCAGGATGGCGAAGCGCCGAAAGCGCGTACCCAGGACGGTAAACCACCGCGTCGCCGTCGCCCGCGTAAACCTGCCGGCGAATAA
- a CDS encoding ATP-binding cassette domain-containing protein, which produces MSKDAITLTGLTRGFPGMDRPAVAPLNCTIHSGYVTGLVGPDGAGKTTLMRMLAGLLKPDEGSASVIGFDPLKGDGALHAALGYMPQKFGLYEDLTVMENLNLYADLRSVTGEARKKIFERLLEFTSLGPFTGRLAGKLSGGMKQKLGLACTLVGDPKVLLLDEPGVGVDPISRRELWQMVHELAGDGMLILWSTSYLDEAEQCRDVLLMNEGKLLYQGEPKALTQTMAGRSFLVSSPQENNRRLLQRALKLPQISDGVIQGKSVRLILKKAARIDEVQQNGNMPPLQVAETAPRFEDAFIDLLGGAGTAESPLGEIIHHVDGNKDETVIEARSLTKKFGDFAATDHVDFQVKRGEIFGLLGPNGAGKSTTFKMMCGLLVPTDGKALVLGMDLKVSSGKARQHLGYMAQKFSLYGNLSVEQNLRFFSGVYGLRGRAQNEKIARMSDAFGLKSIAGHAADELPLGYKQRLALACSLMHEPDILFLDEPTSGVDPLTRREFWLHINSMVDKGVTVMVTTHFMDEAEYCDRIGLVYHGKLIASGTPDALKAQAANDSQADPTMEQAFITLINQWDKENGHEQ; this is translated from the coding sequence ATGAGTAAGGACGCGATAACTTTAACCGGACTGACACGCGGTTTTCCCGGTATGGACCGACCCGCAGTCGCGCCGCTGAACTGTACGATTCACTCAGGCTACGTCACAGGGCTCGTCGGCCCAGATGGCGCAGGTAAAACGACGCTGATGCGAATGCTGGCCGGTTTACTTAAGCCTGATGAGGGCAGCGCCAGCGTAATCGGCTTCGATCCGCTGAAGGGCGACGGCGCGCTGCACGCGGCGCTCGGCTATATGCCGCAGAAATTCGGCCTGTATGAAGATCTGACGGTGATGGAAAACCTGAACCTGTACGCCGATCTGCGCAGCGTCACCGGCGAGGCGCGCAAGAAAATATTCGAGCGCCTGCTGGAATTCACATCTCTTGGCCCTTTCACCGGGCGATTAGCCGGCAAACTCTCCGGCGGCATGAAACAAAAGCTGGGGCTCGCCTGTACATTGGTAGGCGATCCTAAAGTGCTGCTGTTAGATGAGCCCGGCGTCGGGGTCGACCCTATCTCGCGCCGCGAGCTGTGGCAGATGGTGCACGAACTGGCCGGCGACGGCATGCTAATTTTGTGGAGCACCTCTTATCTCGATGAAGCCGAGCAGTGCCGCGATGTGCTGCTGATGAACGAAGGTAAATTGCTTTACCAGGGCGAACCGAAGGCGCTGACGCAAACCATGGCCGGGCGCAGCTTTCTGGTCTCCAGCCCGCAGGAAAACAACCGCCGCCTGTTGCAGCGGGCGCTGAAACTGCCGCAAATTAGCGATGGCGTGATTCAGGGCAAATCGGTGCGTTTGATCCTGAAAAAGGCAGCCCGCATTGATGAGGTTCAGCAAAACGGCAACATGCCGCCGCTACAGGTGGCCGAAACTGCGCCGCGTTTTGAAGACGCCTTTATCGACCTGTTAGGCGGCGCCGGAACCGCCGAGTCGCCGTTAGGAGAGATTATTCATCACGTGGACGGCAACAAAGACGAAACGGTCATTGAAGCACGGTCGTTAACGAAAAAGTTTGGTGATTTCGCCGCCACCGATCACGTCGATTTCCAGGTTAAGCGCGGTGAGATTTTCGGCCTGCTTGGCCCTAACGGCGCCGGTAAATCCACGACCTTCAAAATGATGTGCGGCCTGCTGGTGCCGACCGACGGAAAAGCGCTGGTGCTGGGGATGGACCTCAAGGTTAGCTCCGGTAAAGCACGTCAACATTTAGGCTATATGGCGCAAAAATTCTCGCTGTACGGCAACCTCAGCGTCGAACAGAACCTGCGTTTTTTCTCCGGCGTTTACGGCCTACGCGGCCGGGCGCAAAATGAAAAAATCGCGCGCATGAGCGATGCCTTTGGCCTGAAAAGTATCGCCGGCCACGCCGCCGACGAGCTACCGCTCGGCTACAAGCAGCGGCTGGCGCTGGCCTGCTCGCTGATGCATGAACCCGACATTCTGTTTCTCGATGAACCCACCTCCGGCGTCGACCCTCTAACCCGCCGCGAGTTCTGGCTGCATATCAACAGCATGGTCGATAAAGGGGTCACGGTGATGGTGACTACCCACTTTATGGATGAGGCGGAATACTGCGACCGCATCGGGCTGGTCTACCACGGTAAGCTTATCGCCAGCGGCACGCCGGACGCGCTGAAGGCGCAGGCGGCGAATGACAGTCAGGCGGATCCCACTATGGAACAGGCGTTTATTACCCTGATTAACCAATGGGACAAGGAAAACGGTCATGAGCAATAG